CTAATCAGACTAGTCAAAATAGTTTCATTGATTATATCTCTTTCCAAATACCTGAAGAGTCTTTCCCAGAGATTGCCAATTGTATAGGCATAGCAAGAGGGTTTATGAATGATTTGATCAGTGTAAAGAAGGGCTATTCTTCATTGGAAGCTGTACTGTTGGGTGTCCCTGATGGTTATCATTGTGTGGATCTTTCCTTATATAAGGTAAAGACCTTGATTTAACATGTAGAGTCTCATGGTTATCATTGTTGGGTGTCTCTGATGTTGTCTAATGCATTTTGTTTAAACAGGAAAGTCAAATTGTTCTGTTATTAAATGAAACTACCTCTTCTGAAGGCTCTGGAGATGCCTGTATGATGATTGTACAAGCAAATGACCTTCCATTTGTATCTATTTCAAGGTCCACTAGTCTAGACTATTGGATGTTGCATCAATTAAAGGTAATATAGGTTACCTGTTTCATTCTTATTTCTTGGATTGGATAACTTAAAAAGGACGTCATTGCAAACTATGTAGTTTTAGCAGAGTTGACATGTTTTTGGAATTCTTTATTCGTCTATTCAAACTCCTCTGTCCCAACAATATGACAGCCCATTTTCTAATGCCCATGCTGTCTTAATTGTAGTTTCTTTATCTTTTGCAAACCTAAAATTATTCGTGTTAAAATGCCCTCCATGTGGCATTTGTTAATTGTCTTAAAGTCGTGTATCTCATTTATCTTCTATCAACTTCCTcctttttttagtttcttttttaacttgTGTTTCaatacattattattttttattttttttttttttttagatttaaaatctcCCAAGGTTAATTGCATTCCTTCCAgccaaagtatttttttaaaagctgcTTTGTGGTTgacccccaaaattttggattaaggctttgttgttgttgttgctttgTGGTTAACTACCAACTTCTCTGCAACTCCGTACGTTTAGGAATCTGTTGTCTACCTGCAAATGGAGAATGAAAAAGTTCGCAGTATTCCCCACTCTGTAATTGCTCCCCTGGCAGTTAGCAGTAAGtgtttctcattttattttttgttttattgttaaGTTGCACATGCATCCAGTGGGTCTTTAATCTATGATCTCACTCTTCACCTTGTCCGTACAAGGAGGAGgtaccatttgagctagagctcatttgGCTCATTttatttggttgattttgtgaAGAACTATAGTCCTAGTATGGGTTCTATCAGGCAGACCGTGACCacattgataaaatttaatatgttgACTAATGATATGTTTAGATTCACCATTGAAGAGACTAATTGAAAACCTTAAGAAGGTTGCCTGATTTTCCATAGTGATACTGACGTTTGACAATGCAAGAACAGCAGTGTAGTAGTATGGACAAAATACATTTTTCCACCCTAAATTTTGCCTCATTTTCAATCTCTCCCCAGCttccccccccaaaaaaaaaaaaaaaactatcaatttgCTTGATTGACACCACAATTCGGGATATTTGTATCAACCTCCTACCGTCTAAATAAGGTGCTAAAGGAGATAGAAATACTGTTCTTCATTGCAACCAATGAGGGAAATTTCGTCATTACCTCATTTTCCATCTATTGACACTTAATTTAGATGGCAGGAGGCATATTGATACAATTCTTTTAAATTGGGTGTAAATTATGCAAATGGATGTTTTGGGGGGACATTATAAATGGGGTGAAAGTTTATGGTGGAAAAGTATAGTTTTCCGTAGATTCTTTAAAAGACTATTCTTACTTTTAAGAGAAAAGGTCAGgtgtaaattgtaatatttagGCTGATTGATAACAGAAGTTtaaataaacaacaatttttccTGTACACTCTGCGGCTAGCTTGTTTTGTCATTGGGGATGTCatattcactagtattgaaataGTGACTACATGATGAGTCTTATTCTGTTATAGGGACTACTCCATTAGAATACTCCAGAAATTGGACTATTACATTTATTTGTGTCATTTCAGTGACTCCTTTTAAAGCATGCTTATACGTCTCCTATAAAATGTGTGGACTCCTGAATTTTGTGTATATCCCTCACATCATCAGTCCTGTTCCCCATCATTGTCGTCAATGTTATCAAAATCTGTCATTGTAATATGTTTACTGACAAATGCAAATGATATGTtagtaaacaattttttaaaaaattacgaaagaatgaaaaagtaattaattaatttaacaatttttctaaaatagatagTTAGTTAATGTATGCCTTAAGGGCATACATACATGAGTAAATGCTACATATACAAtgattttcacaacattttattaGTTCTCATTTAGGCTCATTATTATCtttattgaaaattattgtgACAGCATCCCGAGGTGTTGCTTGTGTATTTGCTGCAAGAAAACGTGCCTTGGTCTACATCCTggaggaagatgaagatgaggtcTCCGATGCAGAATAATctcttattttttctaattatatttgtctctgttatatatttttttaatctttaattaCTGCAAAATACTAACGTGTTGTATCATTTGATTAGTTTTGTGTTCTGCTTATCATTTGttataaagtttttgttttcaattgttgttttttcctttttgtatgaCGTGAAAAATAGCGTGTCCTGCGTCATTTAACCAAAACAGACCGAACTTGATCGGTAGGAAAGTAGGATTAGAAGTTATGATACTTCCAATCCTACAAAAACCTTGAGAGATAAAAGTTTgacaatatgaaaaaatataaagctTTCTCATGAATGAGAGATGTACATTAAGACACTAAAGTTAGAACGCAAGCCTGGCAGACAATTTCAGTTAACTCTTATCATGCTAGGgtgaaaattatgtaaaaactaaaaaccagTCTCTCTCAATAACTCACTCGCTCGTAAAATTACTCTTCCAACATAGGCACGGATAATGCATCTCAGATAGAAAAGTATCAGAGCAACCATGCAAGTGACCATCACACAGCATTCAGAAAAGGAGCCACCAAATCATGATCCGGCAATTTATCACTAGTTCACTATCATTAACTCTTATTCCCGTGTTACAATGCAGAACGACAAGTTGGATTTTAACTAACATACTACAACTAAGCGCataattaagaatttaaaaGATACTACAACATGCTAGCCATGGCTGGAAGTGAGATTATTTTTTAACCATCACTTCTGCCCTGGTCACTAAACAACTATGACGGAAAAGACCGATACTAAACTTCCACCTGGAATGTTCCCCCGCTAAAATCTTCTTGTTATCTCTACCATCTGCAGTCATCTTCAGTAGAAACAGCTTAGCTTTGTAGGTCTATTGAACTAGCTGACCAGAATGTTGAGAGGACATCTTAGATGAGTAAAACACAACTGCAAAATAGTTGTTAACAGAAGATATAAGCTTACTGTACAGGCTAGCACTGTACAAACATACAGGTTTCCAGATATCAGGATTATGACCCAAGGAACAGCAAGAGCTAAGAGTCAAGTTTCCGCCCAACAGTTTAAGCCCGTGTATATAGTCCCTTTTTTTTGCTGAGCCATGTTAGAAACTATAGCATGACAGGAATCAGGCAGGCAGTGAAGAAGAAGCATATTAACATTAAAACCGGATCAGCTTTGCTGCACAGATCACATCTATGGTTCATCCAACTCAACAAGTTGAGCCCGTCTCTCAGCAGCCTTCTTCCTAACAAAGATGCCCCATCTCAGGGCTGCCTTTAGCTTCAGCCACCCTACAACAGCTTTTCCTGATGACCGAGTCCGATCATCATCGAAGTTGTAGTTTGGAGTTCCCATGTATGCTGATGGATAAGGGTATCCTTCCTCAGTCATATTCATGGAGCCATGTCCTTGGCCTCCCGTGTTAAAGAGACGAAGAAGATGTTGCATATCCTCATTTTCAAGCATTTCATGACTTCTCATACGAATCTCTTCCTCTGGGAAAAGGTCTTCCCTATAAGTTAGATTGGATGCACCAACCATCTGAAAGCCTGATGTGGATGTCTGTCGTGGACCAAGGGCCATCACATTTTCACTTCTTGGAAGCTGGGCTTGGTGAGAACTGCCGATCAATGGGTTCTGTAGAGGGATTGAAGTGCCATCAAACTGAATAGGAGGATTGAGATTCACATTCTGAGGCTGTAGTGAGAATCTGGTATTATCATTATATCctggaaagagagagaacacaTAATCAGAAACATAGAAGAGCTAATGCACGCACAGACTGAGTCTTTTAGGCCTAATGAGTAATGAAGTACTTTAAGACACAAACAGACAGTGACAATCCACAATGAAAAGCCATTTTTAAAGGGTTGCTAGGAACAGTTGATGGTATAGACATCAAAACAGTTCAGTGTTCTTCATGTCACGCCATCTCTCTAAgtaaactgttttttttttaaggctaaactattgttttcatCCCTAAAGTTTGCATGATTTTTTTAGTTCACATTCCGTCGCTAAACTATTGAAAGTCTTTCACATCTGTCcttaaaacttccaaaaaaaaaaaaatccttttttgtTCTGAAGcactgaaaatttttcttttcttcaattaGTGACCCATTAAAACCTTCCAAATTGATTCCATTTTTCTATTTCACTTTGAACTGGAATTTTTTACCCAATTAACAGCACTGTTGTAATGCATAAACCCACCAAATATTGTAATATGaactattataattttatagaaaaaaaaaattagacctCCAACTATTAGGCCTGCTGAATTCATAGTAGGTTGCTCTGAAGGAACTGGAACAGTCAGGCTTGGTAGGGCGAATTGTTGGTCAAAGGAATTTGAATAATCTTGTGAGTTCATTAAGACCTCAGTTTGAGAAGCATCCAAgctcttattttctttatagCTCAGAAGAGACTTGCCATCATACTCTATAACATGCATCCAATTGTCATATGCCTTCTTCACCAAGGTGTCCACATAGACCTGCAAGAACCAAAACAAATCTGAGTTTCAAAACTTCATCTTTTTTCCCATAACCTAGAAGTCAAGCATTTCTAACAAGCCCATGGGAAAAATAAGAAAGGGCATGGACATCATGAAATTTCTAACTAATAAAAGCTGGAATAGGGTGATAGGACATTTATTGCTCATTTAGATTCCAATAAAAGCTACTTATGGTGTAATTTATCCCTCCATACTTGAATAGATCCCCAGTGTGAAAACAAAAGTGATACTAATATCATGGACAAATTATGGCGCAGTAAAGATTAACGTAATAGGTTAATACCTAAAAGAACATTAGTCAACCACAAGATGGAACACAAACCAACATGATCATCCAAATTGATGTGGGAAAGATGATAAACTATTACCTTTTGACTTTCAGAAAGAGAATCAGCTGCATAATATTGTTCACTGGAAATTAAGCCCCAAAATTCATAGATATTGTTAAAAACAACACCAACATTCCTCTCATCTTCAGGATAGTACACATAGAGTTTCCCACTCAAAACACAAGTTTTTGCATGCTCAACAAGAACATCCCACATCTTATTTGACA
The sequence above is drawn from the Castanea sativa cultivar Marrone di Chiusa Pesio chromosome 5, ASM4071231v1 genome and encodes:
- the LOC142636193 gene encoding calmodulin-binding protein 60 B-like, encoding MQTRFMERSNSMAREKRGLDSTSAEDGQPDRKRPALASVIVEALKVDSLQKLCSSLEPILRRVVSEEVERALAKLGTAKLTGRSSPKCIEGPDGRNLQLRFKTRLSLPLFTGGKVEGEQGAAIHIVLLDATAGHVVTSGPESAVKLDVIVLEGDFNNEDDENWSQEEFDSHVVKEREGKRPLLTGDLQVTLKEGVGTLGDLTFTDNSSWIRSRKFRLGLKVASGYSEGIRIREAKTEAFTVKDHRGELYKKHYPPALNDEVWRLEKIGKDGSFHKRLNKAGICTVEDFLRLVVRDSQRLRNILGSGMSNKMWDVLVEHAKTCVLSGKLYVYYPEDERNVGVVFNNIYEFWGLISSEQYYAADSLSESQKVYVDTLVKKAYDNWMHVIEYDGKSLLSYKENKSLDASQTEVLMNSQDYSNSFDQQFALPSLTVPVPSEQPTMNSAGLIVGGYNDNTRFSLQPQNVNLNPPIQFDGTSIPLQNPLIGSSHQAQLPRSENVMALGPRQTSTSGFQMVGASNLTYREDLFPEEEIRMRSHEMLENEDMQHLLRLFNTGGQGHGSMNMTEEGYPYPSAYMGTPNYNFDDDRTRSSGKAVVGWLKLKAALRWGIFVRKKAAERRAQLVELDEP